The Amycolatopsis mongoliensis genome includes a window with the following:
- a CDS encoding glycoside hydrolase family 76 protein produces MDVSAAERAVTARHLRRVWGLPGTVLGRSRWPAALDQRLHWHWNYWWQAHLLDTLVDAQLRSPTSSRMTLIRSFVRSVRLRNFGRWTNEYYDDIAWLGLALQRVASLGVDTGPAVAAIDTQLLSGWTPAAGGGIWWRRGDDFKNAPANGPAAIFHARSGNLTRAREMTSWMSSTLVDPSSGLVWDGIRADTGELVKHIFTYCQGVYLGACLELSLVDEAARTVRAVASHCAPGGVIRGQSGGDGGLFAAILARYLALAAHALPGSEAAVARSLVLTSAEACLSGAAEAPEGPLFSAFWDRPAPPLPLPEDAPERDMSVQVGGWMLLEAAATL; encoded by the coding sequence ATGGACGTCTCGGCTGCCGAACGCGCGGTGACTGCCCGGCATTTGCGGCGGGTGTGGGGGCTGCCCGGGACCGTCCTGGGCCGCAGCCGCTGGCCGGCGGCACTCGACCAGCGGCTGCACTGGCACTGGAACTACTGGTGGCAGGCGCACCTGCTGGACACCCTGGTCGACGCACAGCTGCGCTCACCCACTTCTTCCCGCATGACCCTGATCCGTTCTTTCGTGCGTTCGGTGCGGCTGCGCAACTTCGGCCGGTGGACGAACGAGTACTACGACGACATCGCGTGGCTCGGCCTTGCCCTGCAACGGGTTGCGTCGCTGGGCGTCGACACCGGCCCGGCGGTGGCGGCGATCGACACGCAGCTGCTTTCGGGCTGGACGCCCGCGGCGGGCGGCGGCATCTGGTGGCGCCGGGGCGACGACTTCAAGAACGCCCCGGCCAACGGTCCAGCGGCGATCTTCCACGCCCGGTCCGGGAATCTCACGCGCGCCCGGGAAATGACCTCGTGGATGTCGTCCACTTTGGTCGATCCTTCGTCCGGCCTGGTCTGGGACGGGATCCGAGCGGACACGGGCGAGCTGGTGAAGCACATTTTCACGTACTGCCAAGGGGTTTACCTCGGGGCGTGCCTCGAGTTGTCCTTAGTGGACGAAGCGGCCCGGACGGTGCGGGCGGTGGCTTCGCATTGTGCCCCGGGAGGGGTGATCCGCGGCCAGAGCGGCGGCGACGGCGGGTTGTTCGCGGCGATCCTGGCGCGCTACCTGGCGTTGGCGGCGCACGCGTTGCCCGGCTCGGAAGCCGCGGTGGCGCGGTCGCTGGTGCTGACGTCGGCCGAGGCGTGCTTGTCCGGTGCTGCCGAGGCGCCGGAAGGTCCGCTGTTCAGCGCGTTCTGGGACCGCCCGGCGCCGCCGTTGCCGCTACCGGAGGACGCGCCGGAGCGGGACATGTCGGTCCAGGTCGGTGGCTGGATGCTGCTGGAGGCGGCGGCGACGCTGTGA
- a CDS encoding LacI family DNA-binding transcriptional regulator, whose translation MTALSPELRLWDPPVTYRIGVAMGTHANPYSSELLRSIRAAAAQAGCDVTLADTGDTVSEEAALVRALRADLVDGVLLVPSPGDEAVINGLVRMGVPTVLVDRVAARNDVDQVGTENVYAVASLVKHLTEGRHRKIGLISGDESLDISRERVRGYRLGLEQAGLRFNRELVECGLSTSGGAARATAKLLDGWPSPTALVVADESMLVGVQYEAHRRGIRIGSELAVVGYGDMEWARRVSPAVTTLAQPVADLGRRAVQLLLSRMADPDRPPESVSLTPRFLHGASCGC comes from the coding sequence ATGACCGCACTTTCGCCGGAGCTCCGGTTGTGGGACCCCCCGGTCACCTACCGGATCGGCGTCGCGATGGGTACGCACGCGAACCCCTACTCGAGCGAGCTGCTGCGCTCGATCAGGGCGGCCGCGGCCCAGGCGGGCTGCGATGTCACGCTGGCCGACACCGGCGACACGGTGAGTGAAGAGGCGGCGCTGGTGCGCGCGCTGCGGGCGGACCTCGTGGACGGCGTGCTGCTGGTGCCTTCGCCCGGCGACGAAGCGGTGATCAACGGCCTGGTCCGGATGGGCGTGCCGACGGTGCTGGTCGACCGCGTCGCCGCCCGCAACGACGTCGACCAGGTGGGCACGGAGAACGTGTACGCGGTGGCTTCGCTGGTGAAGCACCTGACCGAGGGCCGGCACCGCAAGATCGGCCTGATTTCGGGCGACGAGAGCCTGGACATCAGCCGCGAGCGCGTCCGCGGCTACCGGCTGGGGCTGGAGCAGGCGGGGCTGCGGTTCAACCGCGAGCTGGTGGAGTGCGGGTTGTCGACGTCGGGCGGAGCGGCCCGGGCGACGGCCAAGCTCCTGGACGGCTGGCCCTCCCCGACGGCGCTGGTGGTAGCGGACGAGTCGATGCTGGTGGGCGTCCAGTACGAAGCCCACCGCCGCGGCATCCGCATCGGCTCGGAGCTGGCGGTGGTCGGGTACGGCGACATGGAGTGGGCGCGCCGGGTGAGCCCGGCGGTGACTACGCTGGCCCAGCCGGTGGCGGACCTCGGACGCCGGGCAGTGCAGCTGTTGTTGTCCCGGATGGCCGATCCGGACCGGCCGCCGGAATCGGTGTCGCTGACCCCGCGGTTCCTGCACGGCGCCTCCTGTGGCTGCTGA
- a CDS encoding LacI family DNA-binding transcriptional regulator — protein sequence MPQPRSSRPTQRDIAELAGVSITTVSHVVNGTRAVAEDTKAAVLRAIETTGYTGDAIARSLVTGGTRSIGMAISLVANPYFATLMQAIEREASAHGYTVLLADTHDTAGTERDTVRALRSRRVDGLLITPAPGDGPVIGELVSLDVPTVLIDRLTTRADVDQVGTENIQATSALTAHLATLGHRRIGMISGTPGLSTSEERVLGYRLGLGRSGLTWSSDLVACGNSSHEGGALALSTLLALPEPPTALVVGNDSMMVGVLHEARRRGLKIGRDLPVVVYDDVEWADLVDPPLTTMAQPIEEIGRQAVRLLLARINDPARKAETVRLAPTLRHRESCGCPPVHSHQ from the coding sequence ATGCCCCAGCCGAGATCATCGCGGCCGACCCAGCGGGACATCGCCGAGCTCGCCGGCGTCTCGATCACGACCGTCTCGCACGTCGTCAACGGGACGCGGGCGGTCGCCGAGGACACCAAGGCGGCGGTCCTGCGGGCGATCGAGACGACCGGCTACACCGGCGACGCGATCGCCCGTTCGCTGGTCACCGGCGGGACACGCTCGATCGGGATGGCGATCTCACTGGTGGCCAACCCGTACTTCGCGACGCTGATGCAGGCGATCGAGCGGGAGGCGTCGGCGCACGGGTACACCGTGCTGCTGGCCGACACGCACGACACCGCCGGCACCGAGCGCGACACGGTGCGGGCGTTGCGCTCCCGCCGCGTCGACGGCCTGCTCATCACCCCGGCGCCGGGCGACGGCCCGGTGATCGGCGAGCTGGTCTCCCTGGACGTGCCGACGGTGCTGATCGACCGGCTGACCACCCGCGCCGACGTCGACCAGGTGGGCACGGAGAACATCCAGGCGACGTCGGCGCTGACCGCGCACCTGGCGACGCTCGGGCACCGGCGGATCGGGATGATCAGCGGCACGCCGGGGCTCTCGACCAGCGAGGAGCGCGTGCTGGGCTACCGGCTGGGCCTCGGCCGGTCCGGGCTCACGTGGTCGTCCGACCTCGTGGCCTGCGGGAACTCGTCTCACGAAGGGGGCGCGCTGGCGTTGAGCACGCTGCTGGCCCTGCCCGAGCCGCCGACGGCGCTCGTGGTCGGGAACGACAGCATGATGGTCGGGGTGCTGCACGAGGCGCGGCGGCGCGGGCTGAAGATCGGGCGTGACCTGCCGGTGGTGGTCTACGACGACGTCGAGTGGGCGGACCTCGTGGACCCGCCGCTGACGACGATGGCGCAGCCGATCGAGGAGATCGGCCGGCAGGCGGTGCGGCTGCTGCTGGCCCGGATCAACGACCCCGCGCGCAAGGCCGAGACCGTGCGGCTGGCACCCACTCTGCGTCACCGCGAATCGTGCGGCTGTCCGCCGGTTCACTCACATCAGTGA
- a CDS encoding substrate-binding domain-containing protein, producing the protein MRQRSLTAVVLAAVLAATTGCTVERHWGGNTNTGGSGKAKVGLVTKTDTNPYFVELRNSARAAAQANGADFNALAGQFDGDNDGQVRAIENLMQQGVNTILITPSSSTGVLKAIKDARDAGVLVIALDTATEPPDAVDATFATDNFAAGEQQGAYVKAALKGVPPKLLMVDGTAGSSVDTQRHGGFLKGIGLTDGSPEIKGHTAANGDQSLAQQGMENLLQRSTDINAVYSMNEPMGRGAYAALKARGLTGQIVMGSIDGGCEGVQNVKDGQYAATVMQFPKKMAEQGVLAAVEYAKTGKKPTGFVNTGSAVITDKPLPGIESHDTAWGLQNCWGGAK; encoded by the coding sequence ATGAGACAGCGAAGTCTCACCGCAGTCGTGCTGGCCGCCGTCCTCGCCGCGACGACCGGGTGCACGGTCGAACGCCACTGGGGCGGCAACACCAACACGGGCGGGAGCGGCAAGGCGAAGGTCGGCCTGGTCACCAAGACCGACACCAACCCCTACTTCGTCGAACTCCGCAACTCCGCGAGAGCCGCCGCGCAGGCCAACGGCGCGGACTTCAACGCACTCGCCGGCCAGTTCGACGGGGACAACGACGGCCAGGTCCGCGCCATCGAGAACCTCATGCAGCAGGGCGTGAACACGATCCTGATCACGCCCAGCTCCTCGACCGGCGTGCTGAAGGCGATCAAGGACGCGCGTGACGCCGGGGTCCTCGTCATCGCGCTCGACACCGCCACCGAACCGCCCGACGCCGTCGACGCCACCTTCGCCACCGACAACTTCGCCGCCGGCGAACAGCAGGGCGCGTACGTCAAGGCCGCGCTCAAGGGCGTCCCGCCCAAGCTGCTCATGGTCGACGGCACGGCCGGCAGCTCGGTCGACACCCAGCGCCACGGCGGTTTCCTCAAGGGCATCGGGCTCACCGACGGCTCGCCGGAGATCAAGGGCCACACCGCGGCCAACGGCGACCAGAGCCTCGCCCAGCAGGGCATGGAGAACCTGCTGCAGCGCAGCACCGACATCAACGCCGTCTACTCGATGAACGAGCCGATGGGCCGCGGCGCGTACGCGGCGCTGAAGGCCCGCGGGCTCACCGGCCAGATCGTCATGGGCTCGATCGACGGCGGCTGCGAGGGCGTCCAGAATGTCAAGGACGGCCAGTACGCCGCAACCGTCATGCAGTTCCCCAAGAAGATGGCCGAACAGGGCGTGCTCGCCGCCGTCGAGTACGCGAAAACCGGCAAGAAGCCGACCGGCTTCGTCAACACCGGGTCCGCCGTGATCACCGACAAGCCCCTGCCCGGCATCGAAAGCCACGACACCGCGTGGGGCCTGCAGAACTGCTGGGGAGGCGCGAAGTGA
- a CDS encoding ABC transporter permease, translating to MSTKDRESLGEFLLRAPAVGPALALVVAIVVFSLATDTFFDLDNLSTVVQQSLVVGTLALGQTLVILIAGIDLSNASSMVVATLIMAKLAAAGTNGFVALLAGVVLTIIVGIFIGSLATRIKLPAFIITLGTFTMLTAVSKLIAGGQAVPVTDGLLQWLGTKRYLFGGIPITYGMTLALLMYLGIWYALTKTAWGKHVYAVGNAPESARLSGIKVNRTVLSVYIVAGLTFGIAAWQALGRTPNADPNQFQLGNLDSITAVVLGGTSLFGGRGSVLGTLMGALVVAVLRSGLTQMNVDGNYQDLATGALLIAAVVVDRIARRQQQS from the coding sequence GTGTCTACCAAGGACCGTGAGTCGCTCGGCGAGTTCCTCCTCCGCGCCCCCGCGGTCGGCCCGGCGCTCGCGCTGGTCGTCGCGATCGTGGTGTTCTCGCTGGCCACGGACACGTTCTTCGACCTCGACAACCTGTCCACAGTGGTCCAGCAGTCGCTGGTCGTCGGAACGCTCGCCCTGGGCCAGACGCTCGTCATCCTCATCGCGGGCATCGACCTGTCCAACGCGTCGTCGATGGTCGTCGCGACGCTGATCATGGCGAAGCTCGCCGCGGCCGGCACCAACGGCTTTGTCGCGCTGCTCGCCGGTGTCGTGCTGACGATCATCGTCGGCATCTTCATCGGTTCGCTGGCGACGCGGATCAAGCTGCCGGCGTTCATCATCACGCTCGGCACGTTCACCATGCTGACCGCGGTGTCCAAGCTGATCGCCGGCGGCCAGGCCGTGCCGGTGACCGACGGGCTGCTGCAGTGGCTCGGCACCAAGCGCTACCTCTTCGGCGGCATCCCGATCACCTACGGCATGACGCTGGCGCTGCTGATGTACCTCGGGATCTGGTACGCGCTGACGAAAACCGCGTGGGGCAAGCACGTCTACGCCGTCGGCAACGCGCCGGAGTCCGCGCGGCTGTCCGGGATCAAGGTCAACCGCACGGTGCTGTCGGTGTACATCGTGGCCGGCCTGACCTTCGGCATCGCCGCCTGGCAGGCGCTCGGCCGGACGCCGAACGCCGACCCGAACCAGTTCCAGCTCGGCAACCTCGACTCGATCACCGCCGTCGTCCTCGGCGGGACGAGCCTGTTCGGCGGTCGCGGCTCGGTGCTCGGGACGCTGATGGGTGCGCTGGTCGTGGCCGTGCTGCGGTCGGGGCTGACGCAGATGAACGTCGACGGCAACTACCAGGACCTCGCCACCGGGGCCCTGCTGATCGCCGCCGTCGTGGTGGACCGGATCGCGAGGAGGCAGCAGCAGTCATGA
- a CDS encoding ATP-binding cassette domain-containing protein: MTDPILQARGLVKRYGRVTAIDGADFDLLPGEVLAVVGDNGAGKSSLIKTLSGAVIPDEGEIKVDGKTVHFKSPLDARHYGIETVYQDLAVAPALDIASNMFLGREKRLKGPFGLFRKLDTATMRAEAQRILDELGINIKSISQPVETLSGGQRQGVAVARAAAFGTKAVIMDEPTAALGVAESGKVLDLIGRIRDRGLPVVLISHNMPHVFDIADRIHVHRLGKRVAVVSPKTHSMNQVVGLLTGALRLNENGEVEEAAAATHVAGLK, encoded by the coding sequence ATGACCGATCCCATCCTCCAGGCCCGCGGGCTGGTGAAACGCTACGGCCGCGTCACCGCGATCGACGGCGCCGACTTCGACCTGCTCCCCGGCGAGGTGCTCGCCGTCGTCGGGGACAACGGCGCCGGGAAGTCGTCGCTCATCAAAACCCTGTCCGGAGCCGTGATCCCGGACGAAGGGGAGATCAAAGTGGACGGCAAGACCGTCCACTTCAAGTCCCCTTTGGACGCCCGGCACTACGGGATCGAGACGGTGTACCAGGATCTCGCGGTCGCGCCCGCGCTCGACATCGCGTCGAACATGTTCCTGGGCCGGGAAAAGCGCCTCAAGGGACCGTTCGGGCTGTTCCGGAAGCTCGACACCGCCACCATGCGGGCCGAAGCGCAGCGGATCCTCGACGAGCTGGGCATCAACATCAAGTCGATTTCCCAGCCCGTCGAGACGCTCTCCGGTGGTCAGCGCCAGGGTGTCGCTGTGGCCCGCGCGGCCGCGTTCGGGACCAAGGCGGTGATCATGGACGAGCCCACCGCCGCGCTCGGCGTCGCCGAGTCCGGCAAGGTGCTCGACCTCATCGGCCGGATCCGCGACCGCGGCCTGCCGGTGGTGCTGATCAGCCACAACATGCCGCACGTGTTCGACATCGCCGACCGCATCCACGTGCACCGCCTCGGCAAGCGCGTCGCGGTCGTCTCGCCGAAGACGCACTCGATGAACCAGGTCGTCGGCCTGCTCACCGGGGCGCTGCGGCTCAACGAGAACGGCGAAGTCGAAGAGGCCGCCGCGGCGACCCACGTGGCCGGCTTGAAGTGA
- a CDS encoding PfkB family carbohydrate kinase, translated as MLLAGLCTVDVVQRVTELPAPGEKVQSLQVDVAAGGPATNAAVTAAALGAEATLLTVLGAHPLAALARADLETHGVQLIDLAPGLSDPPPVSAVAVRDRDGERTVVSRNAQDRTFLGKAPFFGVPGVGGADVVLLDGHHPELAVAVAKAAKAQGVPVVLDAGSWKPVLDELLPLVDVAACSAHFTAPEPGLHERGAGTVITTAGPRPVRWSTADGGSGEVPVPAVEARDTLGAGDVWHGALAVAVTREPTVTGRIRFANEVAAERVRHVGPRSWTTAIAGRNRT; from the coding sequence GTGCTGCTGGCGGGACTGTGCACCGTGGACGTCGTCCAGCGGGTCACCGAACTCCCGGCGCCGGGCGAGAAGGTGCAGTCGCTGCAGGTGGACGTCGCGGCCGGGGGGCCTGCGACGAACGCCGCGGTGACGGCCGCCGCGCTCGGCGCCGAGGCGACCCTGCTGACCGTCCTCGGTGCACACCCGCTGGCCGCGCTCGCCCGCGCCGACCTCGAAACGCACGGCGTCCAGCTGATCGACCTGGCTCCCGGCCTGTCCGATCCGCCCCCGGTCAGCGCCGTCGCCGTCCGCGACCGCGACGGCGAGCGCACGGTCGTCTCCCGCAACGCCCAAGACCGCACTTTCCTAGGGAAAGCTCCGTTTTTTGGGGTTCCTGGGGTGGGTGGGGCTGATGTGGTGCTGCTTGACGGGCATCATCCGGAACTTGCGGTGGCCGTCGCGAAGGCCGCGAAAGCCCAGGGCGTGCCGGTCGTGCTCGACGCCGGGAGCTGGAAGCCGGTGCTCGACGAGCTCCTCCCGCTGGTCGACGTCGCCGCCTGCTCGGCGCACTTCACCGCGCCGGAGCCGGGGCTCCACGAGCGTGGCGCCGGCACCGTCATCACCACCGCGGGACCGCGCCCGGTGCGGTGGTCCACTGCGGACGGCGGCTCGGGTGAGGTGCCTGTTCCCGCCGTGGAAGCGCGGGACACACTAGGTGCGGGCGACGTCTGGCACGGCGCGCTCGCCGTGGCCGTGACCCGCGAACCGACGGTGACGGGCCGGATTCGCTTCGCCAACGAGGTGGCCGCCGAACGGGTGCGGCATGTGGGACCGCGGTCGTGGACGACCGCGATCGCAGGAAGGAACAGGACATGA
- a CDS encoding nucleoside/nucleotide kinase family protein: MTAFDDLLARAEGLTVRGQRNVLGIIGAPASGKTTLAWALANALGSRAAVVGMDGFHLAQVELRRLERTERKGAPDTFDAAGYFHMIKRLAAGRETVYAPEFRREIEEPIAGAVAVPPEVQLVITEGNYLLLPDDPWSGIRPLLTEAWFLAPDEPERIERLVSRHRRYGRSLVEARQRALGSDQRNADLISQTRDRADLVLENLPLANFAI; this comes from the coding sequence ATGACGGCGTTCGACGACCTGCTGGCCCGGGCCGAGGGCCTGACCGTGCGCGGGCAGCGCAACGTGCTGGGCATCATCGGCGCGCCCGCGTCCGGCAAGACCACGCTGGCGTGGGCGCTGGCCAACGCGCTCGGTTCGCGCGCCGCCGTGGTCGGCATGGACGGCTTCCACCTCGCGCAGGTCGAGCTGCGCCGGCTGGAGCGCACCGAGCGCAAGGGCGCGCCGGACACGTTCGACGCGGCCGGCTACTTCCACATGATCAAGCGGCTCGCCGCGGGCCGCGAGACGGTGTACGCGCCGGAGTTCCGCCGCGAGATCGAGGAGCCGATCGCCGGGGCCGTCGCGGTGCCGCCGGAGGTCCAGCTGGTGATCACCGAGGGTAACTACCTGCTGTTGCCGGACGACCCGTGGAGCGGGATCCGGCCGCTGCTCACCGAGGCCTGGTTCCTCGCGCCGGACGAGCCCGAGCGGATCGAACGGCTCGTGTCGCGCCACCGCCGCTACGGCCGTTCGCTGGTCGAAGCCCGGCAGCGCGCGCTCGGTTCGGACCAGCGCAACGCCGACCTCATCTCGCAGACGCGCGACCGCGCGGACCTGGTGCTGGAGAACCTGCCGCTGGCCAACTTCGCGATCTGA
- a CDS encoding SDR family oxidoreductase, producing the protein MTLIVTGGSRGIGAAICSLAGARGYDVVVNYSGDPEPAEAVAEQVRAHGRQALAFRADVSVEDDVRALFDAAAALGPVNALVNNAATVGNTPGRLDSYDVEVVRRTLDVNVTGVFLCCREAVRRMSTRHGGDGGAIVNISSTAARTGSAGEWVHYAASKAAVDTLTFGLAQEVAGEDVRVNAVAPGMIHTGLHEAAGLPGRLEKFARQIPMGRAGRPAEIAEAVLFLLSPASSFTTGAVLDVGGGR; encoded by the coding sequence ATGACGCTCATCGTCACCGGCGGCAGCCGGGGGATCGGGGCGGCGATCTGCTCGCTGGCGGGTGCGCGCGGCTACGACGTCGTCGTGAACTACTCCGGCGATCCGGAGCCCGCCGAGGCCGTCGCCGAGCAGGTGCGCGCGCACGGCCGTCAGGCGCTGGCGTTCCGCGCGGACGTCTCGGTGGAGGACGACGTCCGTGCGCTGTTCGACGCGGCCGCGGCGCTCGGGCCGGTGAACGCGCTGGTCAACAACGCCGCGACGGTCGGCAACACGCCCGGGCGGCTCGACTCCTACGACGTCGAGGTCGTCCGGCGGACCCTCGACGTCAACGTGACCGGGGTGTTCCTGTGCTGCCGCGAGGCGGTCCGCCGGATGTCGACGCGGCACGGCGGTGACGGCGGGGCGATCGTCAACATCTCCTCGACGGCCGCGCGGACCGGCTCGGCCGGGGAGTGGGTGCACTACGCGGCGTCGAAGGCCGCCGTGGACACGCTGACGTTCGGGCTCGCGCAGGAGGTCGCGGGCGAGGACGTGCGGGTCAACGCGGTCGCGCCGGGGATGATCCACACCGGTCTGCACGAGGCCGCCGGCCTGCCCGGCCGGCTCGAGAAGTTCGCGCGGCAGATCCCGATGGGGCGCGCCGGACGGCCGGCCGAGATCGCCGAAGCGGTGCTGTTCCTGCTGTCGCCGGCGTCGTCGTTCACCACGGGCGCGGTGCTCGACGTCGGTGGCGGCCGGTGA
- a CDS encoding VOC family protein codes for MAKLMSVHHLALTVTDVDRSVPWYVRVLDLEEVTRREEPDTGLRKVVLRSAGDEFSVVLVQHADTGRRGFDERRTGLDHVAFRVQSTAELAEWECRLAEFGVSYLPAAPSRTFEGSKVVVCRDPDGIQLEIWADPEP; via the coding sequence ATGGCAAAACTCATGTCCGTGCATCACCTCGCGCTCACCGTGACCGACGTGGACCGCAGCGTGCCCTGGTACGTCCGCGTCCTCGACCTCGAGGAGGTCACCCGGCGCGAAGAGCCGGACACGGGTCTTCGCAAGGTCGTACTCCGGTCCGCCGGGGACGAGTTCTCCGTGGTGCTGGTCCAGCACGCGGACACCGGCAGACGCGGGTTCGACGAACGCAGAACCGGGCTCGACCACGTCGCGTTCCGGGTCCAGTCGACCGCCGAGCTGGCCGAGTGGGAGTGCCGCCTCGCCGAGTTCGGCGTCTCCTACCTGCCAGCCGCGCCGTCCCGCACCTTCGAAGGCTCGAAGGTCGTCGTGTGCCGTGACCCGGACGGCATCCAGCTCGAAATCTGGGCCGACCCGGAACCCTGA
- a CDS encoding DedA family protein yields the protein MNVVSFEAAGVGVNWLDTAGPVLVWVIVLSFVLVECALIIGLFLPGDSLLFGAGVVLAQHGSDANAWLLSGAALIVAVLGNQIGYYIGRGSGTKLIARRDGKVLNRHNLERAQRFLDRKGFFAIVAARWIPWIRTLAPLIAGAARMDPRRFMAATALGGLLWVPTLVLLGYYGAGLLDSLPWLKTAALWISVAFFVFGTGYGVLRYRMEMRRPVDEPDDARA from the coding sequence GTGAACGTCGTGAGCTTCGAGGCCGCGGGCGTCGGCGTGAACTGGCTGGACACCGCCGGGCCGGTGCTCGTCTGGGTGATCGTGCTGAGCTTCGTACTGGTCGAATGCGCGCTGATCATCGGACTGTTCCTGCCCGGCGACTCGCTGCTGTTCGGGGCCGGCGTGGTGCTGGCCCAGCACGGTTCGGACGCGAACGCCTGGCTCCTCTCGGGAGCAGCGCTGATCGTCGCCGTGCTCGGCAACCAGATCGGCTACTACATCGGGCGCGGCAGCGGCACGAAACTCATCGCACGCCGCGACGGGAAGGTGCTGAACCGGCACAACCTCGAACGCGCACAACGGTTCCTGGACCGGAAGGGTTTCTTCGCGATCGTGGCGGCCCGCTGGATCCCGTGGATCCGCACGCTCGCCCCGCTGATCGCCGGCGCCGCCCGGATGGACCCGCGCCGCTTCATGGCGGCGACCGCGCTCGGCGGCCTGCTCTGGGTGCCGACGCTGGTGCTGCTCGGCTACTACGGCGCCGGCCTGCTGGACTCGCTGCCGTGGCTGAAGACGGCGGCACTGTGGATCAGCGTCGCGTTCTTCGTGTTCGGCACGGGGTACGGCGTACTGCGCTACCGCATGGAGATGCGCCGCCCGGTGGACGAACCCGACGACGCGCGGGCCTGA
- a CDS encoding YceI family protein, producing the protein MTGLRATFRTAEGWAVEHAVLTVTDPAGRQVARQAADVRGEVVTDALAPGTYTAVVTAAGYTPVARMAQVASDGSGSLGDVVLAPVAEAIELPPAGPWVIDPMHSSVVATARHLGIASIKARFPDVSGRIEIGRPTERSSVHAEIKAASIDTGIRMRDDHLRSPDFLDVDVHPVITFVSTGMRQRGADSWTLLGDLTLHGERREIELELTYGGWGPDPWGGVRVAFHAETTLHRNDFAINYSAMVRAGVAAVGTTVKVELDVEAVQGESLPQF; encoded by the coding sequence ATGACCGGCTTGCGCGCGACCTTCCGCACGGCCGAGGGCTGGGCGGTGGAGCACGCGGTGCTCACCGTGACCGACCCTGCCGGGCGGCAGGTCGCCCGGCAGGCGGCCGACGTCCGCGGGGAGGTCGTCACCGACGCGCTCGCGCCGGGCACCTACACCGCCGTCGTCACGGCGGCCGGGTACACCCCGGTCGCCCGGATGGCGCAGGTCGCCTCGGACGGCTCCGGCTCGCTCGGCGACGTCGTGCTGGCCCCGGTCGCCGAGGCGATCGAGCTGCCGCCCGCCGGGCCGTGGGTGATCGACCCGATGCACTCGTCGGTGGTCGCGACCGCCCGGCACCTGGGCATCGCGAGCATCAAGGCGCGGTTCCCGGACGTGTCCGGCCGGATCGAGATCGGCCGCCCGACCGAGCGGTCGTCGGTGCACGCCGAGATCAAGGCGGCGAGCATCGACACGGGTATCCGGATGCGGGACGACCACCTGCGCTCGCCGGACTTCCTCGACGTCGACGTCCACCCGGTGATCACATTCGTGAGCACGGGGATGCGCCAGCGCGGCGCGGACTCGTGGACGCTGCTCGGCGACCTGACGTTGCACGGCGAGCGCCGCGAGATCGAGCTCGAGCTGACCTACGGCGGCTGGGGCCCGGACCCGTGGGGCGGCGTGCGCGTCGCGTTCCACGCCGAGACGACGCTGCACCGGAACGACTTCGCGATCAACTACAGCGCGATGGTCCGGGCCGGCGTGGCGGCGGTCGGCACGACCGTGAAGGTCGAGCTGGACGTCGAGGCGGTCCAGGGCGAGTCGCTGCCGCAGTTCTGA